A window of the Cystobacter fuscus genome harbors these coding sequences:
- a CDS encoding IscS subfamily cysteine desulfurase translates to MKLPIYMDNHATTPMDPRVLEAMLPYLREDFGNAASRNHAFGWKAEAAVEEARKQVAALIGASDKEIVFTSGATESDNLAIKGVVEFYKEKGDHIITLKTEHKAVLDTCKRLERVRQERLDELKTLRLMQLTGAPVSRDELATLAIKHDLDNDAVYRQWAELPTGGARVTYLDVEKDGRVDLKKLEAAMTDKTILVSIMLANNEIGTVQPIAEIGRLCRARGILFHCDAVQGIGKVPFHVEEMQVDLVSISAHKMYGPKGVGALYVRRKPRVRIAPLIDGGGHERGMRSGTLNVASIVGFGHAARIAREEMADEAVRLTRLRERLRKGIVEQLDMVTVNGSQEHRLPGNLNISFAYVEGEALMMAIKDVAVSSGSACTSASLEPSYVLRACGVEEELAHSSIRFGLGRFNTEEEVDFVIKLMVDKVNRLREMSPLYEMAKEGIDLKSIEWTAH, encoded by the coding sequence CTGAAGCTGCCCATCTACATGGACAACCACGCCACCACGCCGATGGATCCGCGCGTGCTGGAGGCGATGCTGCCCTACCTGCGCGAGGACTTCGGCAATGCCGCGTCGCGCAACCACGCCTTTGGTTGGAAGGCGGAGGCGGCGGTGGAGGAGGCGCGCAAGCAGGTGGCGGCGCTCATCGGCGCGTCCGACAAGGAGATCGTCTTCACCTCGGGCGCCACCGAGTCGGACAACCTCGCCATCAAGGGCGTGGTCGAGTTCTACAAGGAGAAGGGTGATCACATCATCACCCTGAAGACCGAGCACAAGGCGGTGCTCGACACCTGCAAGCGCCTGGAGCGCGTGCGCCAGGAGCGGCTGGACGAGCTCAAGACGCTGCGGCTCATGCAGCTCACGGGCGCGCCGGTGAGCCGCGACGAGCTGGCCACGCTCGCCATCAAGCACGACCTGGACAACGACGCGGTGTACCGCCAGTGGGCGGAGCTGCCCACGGGCGGCGCGCGCGTGACGTACCTGGACGTGGAGAAGGACGGGCGGGTCGACCTCAAGAAGCTCGAGGCGGCCATGACGGACAAGACCATCCTGGTGTCCATCATGCTCGCCAACAACGAGATCGGCACCGTGCAGCCCATCGCGGAGATTGGCCGGCTGTGCCGCGCCCGGGGCATCCTGTTCCACTGCGACGCGGTGCAGGGCATCGGCAAGGTGCCCTTCCACGTCGAGGAGATGCAGGTGGACCTGGTCTCCATCTCCGCGCACAAGATGTATGGCCCCAAGGGCGTGGGCGCGCTCTACGTGCGCCGCAAGCCGCGCGTGCGCATCGCGCCGCTCATCGACGGTGGCGGCCATGAGCGCGGCATGCGCTCGGGCACGCTGAACGTGGCGTCCATCGTGGGCTTTGGCCACGCGGCGAGGATCGCCCGCGAGGAGATGGCCGACGAGGCCGTGCGCCTCACGCGCCTGCGCGAGCGGCTGCGCAAGGGCATCGTCGAGCAGCTGGACATGGTGACGGTGAACGGCTCGCAGGAGCACCGGCTGCCGGGCAACCTCAACATCTCCTTCGCCTACGTGGAGGGCGAGGCGCTGATGATGGCCATCAAGGACGTGGCGGTGTCCTCGGGCTCGGCGTGCACGTCGGCCTCGCTGGAGCCCTCCTACGTGCTGCGCGCCTGCGGCGTGGAGGAGGAGCTGGCGCACAGCTCCATCCGCTTCGGCCTCGGCCGCTTCAACACCGAGGAGGAGGTCGACTTCGTCATCAAGCTCATGGTGGACAAGGTGAACCGTCTGCGCGAGATGAGCCCGCTGTACGAGATGGCCAAGGAAGGCATCGACCTCAAGAGCATCGAGTGGACGGCGCACTAG
- the iscU gene encoding Fe-S cluster assembly scaffold IscU: MAYSDKVIDHYENPRNVGTLDKADPNVGTGLVGAPACGDVMRLQLKITDEGIIEDARFKTFGCGSAIASSSLVSEWVKGKTVDEALTISNKDVARELALPPVKIHCSVLAEDAIKAAIDDFKKKREARRQQLA; this comes from the coding sequence ATGGCCTACAGCGACAAAGTCATCGACCACTACGAGAACCCCCGCAACGTCGGCACGCTCGACAAGGCGGACCCCAACGTCGGCACCGGCCTGGTGGGGGCGCCCGCGTGCGGCGACGTGATGCGCCTGCAGCTGAAGATCACCGACGAGGGCATCATCGAGGACGCCCGCTTCAAGACGTTCGGGTGTGGCTCGGCCATCGCCTCCAGCTCCCTGGTGAGCGAGTGGGTGAAGGGCAAGACGGTGGACGAGGCGCTGACCATCTCCAACAAGGACGTGGCGCGCGAGCTGGCGCTGCCGCCGGTGAAGATCCACTGCTCGGTGCTGGCCGAGGACGCCATCAAGGCCGCCATCGACGACTTCAAGAAGAAGCGCGAGGCGCGCCGGCAGCAGCTGGCCTGA
- a CDS encoding HesB/IscA family protein gives MNEQATEQTGQKTAPVTPAAKPARGITLHDSAVEQLRKLLAERQTPEAGLRLAVRGGGCSGLAYVMEWAEKPREKDKIFEREGVRVFVDPKSYLYLIGTEIVYESTLMASGFKLNNPNVKGSCGCGESFSV, from the coding sequence ATGAACGAGCAGGCGACAGAGCAGACGGGCCAGAAGACGGCGCCTGTGACCCCGGCCGCCAAACCGGCACGGGGCATCACGCTGCATGACAGCGCGGTGGAACAGTTGCGCAAGTTGCTCGCGGAGCGGCAGACGCCCGAAGCGGGGCTGCGCCTCGCGGTGCGTGGCGGCGGGTGCTCGGGGCTGGCGTACGTGATGGAGTGGGCGGAGAAGCCACGCGAGAAGGACAAGATCTTCGAGCGCGAGGGCGTGCGGGTCTTCGTGGACCCCAAGAGCTACCTGTACCTCATCGGCACGGAGATCGTGTACGAGTCCACGCTGATGGCCTCCGGGTTCAAGCTCAACAACCCGAACGTGAAGGGCTCGTGTGGTTGCGGAGAGAGCTTCTCCGTCTGA
- the hscB gene encoding Fe-S protein assembly co-chaperone HscB → MKCWNCDKESGGSPFCGACGKIAGRIAGTTHFAVFGLPPSPDVELAALERQYRELSLRLHPDRFAQAEARERRLSLEQTTALNEAYKTLKDATRRAFYLLSLHGVDLDREDSAAQKNMPLEFLEEVMELREALDGAMEAKDQARVQAMARDVETRRSAALQEAVEALRVLEKGPADEAVLKKASHALGRVRYFTRFLEQVDAFEEEMLA, encoded by the coding sequence GTGAAGTGCTGGAACTGTGACAAGGAGTCGGGGGGCAGCCCGTTCTGCGGCGCCTGCGGGAAGATCGCGGGCCGGATCGCCGGCACCACCCACTTCGCCGTCTTCGGCCTGCCCCCGAGCCCGGACGTGGAGCTGGCCGCCCTGGAGCGGCAGTACCGGGAGCTGTCCCTGCGGCTGCACCCGGACCGCTTCGCCCAGGCCGAGGCGCGTGAGCGCCGGCTGTCGCTGGAGCAGACCACCGCGCTCAACGAGGCCTACAAGACGCTCAAGGACGCCACCCGGCGCGCCTTCTACCTGCTCTCGCTCCACGGGGTGGACCTGGACCGCGAGGACTCCGCCGCCCAGAAGAACATGCCCCTCGAATTCCTCGAGGAGGTGATGGAGCTGCGCGAGGCGCTCGACGGGGCCATGGAGGCGAAGGATCAGGCGCGCGTCCAGGCGATGGCCCGGGACGTGGAGACGAGGCGCTCGGCGGCCCTCCAGGAGGCGGTGGAGGCGTTGCGCGTGCTCGAGAAGGGGCCCGCGGACGAGGCGGTACTGAAAAAGGCGTCGCACGCGCTGGGACGGGTGCGGTACTTCACGCGCTTCCTCGAGCAGGTGGACGCGTTCGAGGAGGAGATGCTGGCGTGA
- the hscA gene encoding Fe-S protein assembly chaperone HscA, with translation MSKNGFLQIHDPLKPKGHAVGIDLGTTNSLVAGVIQGKPRCLVADENGGNLLPSVVHYGRDGGVVVGTRARGLAAEHPTDTIVSVKRFMGRGPDDPETRKLGAYRFASGGKVVRFEVAGGQPVTPIEVSGEILRALKRRAESHFSGRVEQAVITVPAYFDDAQRQATKDAGRLAGLEVLRLLNEPTAAALAYGLDKGSQGTFAVYDLGGGTFDISILKLVDGVFEVKSTGGDSALGGDDFDRAIAQRVLEALGQATPSHALVAEVLAASRKAKEALTDSPETLLTVGAHQQTVRRTDVEEWIRPLLQKTGAVCRRALKDAGVTASELDGVILVGGSTRVPAVRRFVAETFGREPLGDIDPDQVVALGAAIQADLLTNVDRQDEVLLLDVIPLSLGLETMGGLVEKLIPRNSPIPIGAGQVFTTFKDGQTGLDIHVLQGERELVEDCRSLARFTLSGIPPMTAGMARVEVRFQVDADGILSVSAKEQSTGATQSITVKPSHGLTDEEIEQMLLDSIDNAEEDVQVRQLREQRVEAERVLTEVERQLGQHATLVDEGERPTLEAAMARVRELAQGKDSQALKEAIHALDEACKPFVERIMNQAVTRVVAGHSVEEF, from the coding sequence GTGAGCAAGAACGGCTTCCTGCAGATTCATGACCCGCTCAAGCCCAAGGGGCATGCGGTGGGGATCGACCTGGGCACCACGAACTCGCTCGTGGCGGGCGTCATCCAGGGCAAGCCCCGCTGCCTGGTGGCGGACGAGAACGGCGGCAACCTGCTGCCCTCGGTGGTGCACTACGGCCGGGATGGAGGCGTGGTGGTGGGCACACGCGCCCGGGGGCTCGCCGCCGAGCACCCCACGGACACCATCGTCTCCGTGAAGCGCTTCATGGGCCGCGGCCCGGACGATCCGGAGACGCGCAAGCTGGGCGCCTACCGGTTCGCCTCCGGCGGCAAGGTGGTGCGCTTCGAGGTGGCCGGCGGCCAGCCCGTCACCCCCATCGAGGTGTCCGGGGAGATCCTCCGCGCCCTCAAGCGCCGCGCCGAGTCACACTTCTCCGGCCGTGTGGAGCAGGCCGTCATCACCGTGCCCGCCTACTTCGATGACGCCCAGCGCCAGGCCACCAAGGACGCCGGCCGGCTCGCGGGCCTGGAGGTGCTGCGCCTGCTCAACGAGCCCACCGCCGCGGCGCTCGCCTACGGGCTCGACAAGGGCAGCCAGGGCACCTTCGCGGTGTACGACCTGGGCGGCGGCACCTTCGACATCTCCATCCTCAAGCTCGTGGACGGCGTCTTCGAGGTGAAGTCCACCGGCGGCGACTCGGCGCTCGGCGGAGATGACTTCGACCGGGCCATCGCCCAGCGCGTGCTGGAGGCGCTCGGCCAGGCCACCCCCTCCCACGCCCTGGTGGCCGAGGTGCTGGCCGCCTCGCGCAAGGCCAAGGAAGCCCTCACCGACAGCCCCGAGACGCTGCTCACCGTGGGCGCGCACCAGCAGACGGTGCGCCGGACCGACGTGGAGGAGTGGATCCGTCCCCTCCTGCAGAAGACGGGCGCGGTGTGCCGCCGGGCCCTCAAGGACGCGGGCGTGACGGCCTCGGAGCTCGACGGCGTCATCCTCGTGGGCGGCTCCACCCGGGTACCCGCCGTGCGCCGCTTCGTCGCCGAGACCTTCGGCCGCGAGCCCCTGGGCGACATCGATCCGGATCAGGTGGTGGCGCTCGGCGCCGCCATCCAGGCGGACCTGCTCACCAACGTGGATCGCCAGGACGAGGTGCTGCTGCTCGACGTCATCCCCCTGTCGCTCGGGCTGGAGACGATGGGCGGGCTCGTGGAGAAGCTCATTCCCCGCAACTCCCCCATCCCCATCGGCGCGGGCCAGGTCTTCACCACCTTCAAGGACGGGCAGACGGGCCTGGACATCCACGTGCTCCAGGGCGAGCGCGAGCTGGTGGAGGACTGCCGCAGCCTCGCGCGCTTCACCCTGAGTGGGATTCCCCCCATGACGGCGGGTATGGCCCGGGTGGAGGTGCGCTTCCAGGTGGACGCGGATGGCATCCTCTCGGTGAGCGCCAAGGAGCAGAGCACCGGCGCCACCCAGTCCATCACCGTCAAGCCCAGCCACGGCCTCACCGACGAGGAGATCGAGCAGATGCTGCTCGACTCCATCGACAACGCGGAGGAGGACGTGCAGGTGCGCCAGCTGCGCGAGCAGCGCGTGGAGGCCGAGCGCGTGCTCACCGAGGTGGAGCGGCAGCTCGGGCAGCACGCCACGCTCGTGGACGAGGGCGAGCGCCCCACCCTCGAGGCCGCCATGGCCCGGGTGCGCGAGCTGGCCCAGGGCAAGGACTCCCAGGCCCTCAAGGAGGCCATCCACGCCCTGGACGAGGCCTGCAAGCCCTTCGTCGAGCGCATCATGAACCAGGCCGTGACGCGGGTCGTCGCGGGCCATTCGGTCGAGGAGTTCTGA
- a CDS encoding 2Fe-2S iron-sulfur cluster-binding protein has product MPKVHFKSPLDDVTVEVSPGTTLLDAAEKAGAQVGHSCGGVCACSTCHVWVRKGLESLSEQRDEEMDRLDMGFDVRPYSRLSCQSEVGQADVHVEITEESLSAYMDENPVVRRRLESEGKWPLKK; this is encoded by the coding sequence GTGCCCAAGGTCCACTTCAAGAGCCCCCTGGACGACGTCACCGTGGAGGTGTCGCCGGGAACCACGCTGCTGGACGCCGCCGAGAAGGCCGGCGCCCAGGTCGGCCACTCCTGCGGCGGCGTCTGCGCCTGCTCCACCTGCCACGTCTGGGTGCGCAAGGGTCTCGAGTCGCTCTCCGAGCAGCGGGACGAGGAGATGGACCGGCTGGACATGGGGTTCGACGTGCGCCCCTACTCCCGCCTGTCCTGCCAGAGCGAGGTCGGCCAGGCGGACGTGCACGTGGAGATCACCGAGGAGTCGCTCTCGGCCTATATGGACGAGAACCCCGTCGTGCGCCGCCGCCTCGAGTCCGAGGGAAAATGGCCCCTGAAGAAGTAG
- a CDS encoding lysylphosphatidylglycerol synthase transmembrane domain-containing protein, producing the protein MKNRAGGRVFLKVLAVVVGAVLSVFLISSAFFRWNFGPGPLLIPRFSLEGFIEDLPGHLPWLIPFLLLSASIIPLRAVQWQTTLSKPVPLRERYHLVAIGAFTHNALPGKLGEFIRCFLLSRTQRIPFLQALGSVAVCKLLEFAALMGLVALSFLGPFGEKMAEFSGPLRIAVGACVGLVVLVVLLAHYALPLARALGRRNRLPRVRHLLGHVSEGLGTARSFRGMARTLFFSVGPVLAPALAYGLALRGLGISGGLFAGTIVLAAIALGQSLPGVPAGMGIYYFVTSWAARSLGASAEDAAAFAALTHLGTLLSQVSLGAVSVRMRGIRIKDLRRGGSLAREAAGHMAHEAVEPVHSPA; encoded by the coding sequence ATGAAGAACAGGGCGGGGGGCCGAGTGTTCCTCAAGGTGCTGGCGGTGGTGGTGGGCGCGGTGCTGTCCGTGTTCCTCATCTCCAGCGCCTTCTTCCGGTGGAACTTCGGACCGGGCCCCCTGCTCATTCCCCGCTTCTCGCTGGAGGGCTTCATCGAGGATCTGCCCGGGCACCTGCCCTGGCTCATCCCCTTCCTCCTGCTGTCCGCCTCCATCATCCCCTTGCGGGCCGTGCAGTGGCAGACGACGCTGAGCAAGCCCGTGCCCCTGCGCGAGCGCTACCACCTGGTGGCCATCGGCGCCTTCACCCACAACGCGCTGCCCGGGAAGCTGGGTGAGTTCATCCGCTGCTTCCTCCTGTCGCGCACCCAGCGCATTCCCTTCCTCCAGGCCCTGGGCTCGGTGGCGGTGTGCAAGCTGCTGGAGTTCGCGGCGCTCATGGGGCTGGTGGCCCTGTCCTTCCTGGGGCCCTTCGGGGAGAAGATGGCGGAGTTCTCCGGGCCGCTGCGCATCGCCGTGGGGGCGTGCGTGGGCCTGGTGGTGCTGGTGGTGCTGCTGGCCCACTACGCGCTGCCGCTGGCCCGGGCGCTGGGCCGGCGCAACCGGCTGCCCCGGGTGCGCCACCTCCTGGGGCACGTCTCCGAGGGCCTGGGCACCGCGCGCAGCTTCCGGGGCATGGCCCGCACGCTGTTCTTCTCCGTGGGGCCCGTGCTGGCGCCCGCGCTGGCCTACGGGCTGGCCCTGAGGGGCCTGGGCATCTCCGGGGGGCTCTTCGCCGGCACCATCGTCCTGGCGGCGATTGCCCTGGGCCAGAGCCTGCCGGGCGTGCCGGCGGGCATGGGCATCTACTACTTCGTCACGAGCTGGGCGGCGCGCAGCCTGGGGGCCTCGGCCGAGGACGCCGCGGCCTTCGCGGCGCTCACCCACCTGGGCACGCTGCTCAGCCAGGTGTCGCTGGGGGCCGTGTCCGTGCGCATGCGCGGCATCCGCATCAAGGACCTGCGCCGGGGCGGCAGTCTGGCGCGCGAGGCGGCGGGCCACATGGCCCACGAGGCCGTGGAGCCCGTGCACAGCCCCGCGTGA
- a CDS encoding alkaline phosphatase family protein produces the protein MNEVINPQLQTWAREYVRRVGSKMSPLSASRQRKLLIVHLDGVPKAHLANAVRTGQMPFFSRLVTSGAYAMDDAFWGSPASTPFFQAGLLYGIRHPNLPAYSWFDRELGRKVQMNTPADALAMESRLGRDSGTSLLSEGGHAYFALFRAEARNRLCMSTVASYKTMLRSFKYEFEGVLTGSTRKPLSYLRSFGEDAWNSFREVYRWARMQRDWRHEQGYLVSRIFLQRLGWSFAHTKAMVDMIRGVPSIYLVYGNYDEVAHRRGPRSEQALTELRRVDSYLAELYAVSKAVEPGYDIVFLTDHGHVDSDAIERRTGKRLEKLLLEGAPLPLSEDVRRALLDGRPLLEEVSLSGPEEPVVVESGNFSHVYLTRRREPLEAAQLVARFPEVLGRAMRHPDLGIVAVRRRDKAVAIIGGQVYEAHQIDSAPLSSEFSRRAVADYLRELPHMPTAGDLVLFGQAVSKGGTVGFAWEFGSHGGLTRTETNSVICWPRELPVDLSAMSHCTQLHDRLSSVYREGRRALVEVAAS, from the coding sequence GTGAACGAAGTCATCAACCCGCAATTGCAGACGTGGGCCCGCGAGTACGTGCGCCGAGTCGGCTCGAAGATGAGCCCTTTGTCCGCTTCACGTCAACGCAAGCTGCTCATCGTCCACCTCGATGGCGTGCCCAAGGCACACCTGGCGAACGCCGTCCGCACCGGACAGATGCCCTTCTTCTCCAGGCTCGTCACCTCGGGCGCCTATGCCATGGACGATGCGTTCTGGGGCTCGCCCGCCTCCACGCCCTTCTTCCAGGCGGGGCTGCTCTACGGCATCCGCCATCCCAACCTGCCGGCCTATAGCTGGTTCGATCGGGAGCTGGGGCGCAAGGTGCAGATGAACACCCCGGCGGACGCGCTCGCCATGGAGTCGCGGCTGGGCCGCGACTCGGGCACGAGCCTGCTGTCCGAGGGCGGCCATGCCTACTTCGCGCTCTTCCGCGCCGAGGCGCGCAACCGGCTGTGCATGAGCACGGTGGCCAGCTACAAGACGATGCTGCGCAGCTTCAAGTACGAGTTCGAGGGCGTGCTGACGGGGAGCACGCGAAAGCCCCTGTCGTACCTGCGCTCGTTCGGCGAGGACGCGTGGAACTCGTTCCGCGAGGTGTACCGGTGGGCGCGCATGCAGCGCGACTGGCGCCACGAGCAGGGCTACCTCGTCAGCCGGATCTTCCTGCAGCGGCTCGGGTGGAGCTTCGCCCACACCAAGGCCATGGTGGACATGATCCGGGGCGTGCCCTCCATCTACCTCGTCTATGGCAACTACGACGAGGTGGCTCATCGCCGCGGCCCCCGCTCGGAGCAGGCGCTCACGGAGCTGCGGCGCGTGGATTCCTACCTCGCCGAGCTCTACGCCGTGTCCAAGGCGGTGGAGCCCGGCTACGACATCGTCTTCCTCACGGACCACGGCCACGTGGACAGCGACGCCATCGAGCGGCGCACCGGCAAGCGCCTGGAGAAGCTCCTGTTGGAGGGGGCGCCCCTGCCGCTGTCCGAGGACGTGCGCCGGGCGTTGCTCGATGGCCGTCCGCTCCTCGAGGAGGTGTCCCTGAGCGGGCCCGAGGAGCCGGTGGTGGTCGAGTCCGGCAACTTCTCGCACGTGTACCTGACGCGGCGGCGCGAGCCGCTGGAGGCCGCGCAGCTCGTGGCGCGCTTCCCGGAGGTGCTCGGCCGGGCCATGCGCCATCCGGACCTGGGCATCGTGGCGGTGCGCCGCCGGGACAAGGCGGTGGCCATCATCGGGGGCCAGGTATACGAGGCGCATCAGATCGACAGCGCGCCCCTGTCCTCGGAGTTCTCGCGCCGCGCGGTGGCGGACTACCTGCGCGAGCTGCCCCACATGCCCACCGCGGGCGATCTGGTGCTCTTCGGCCAGGCGGTCTCCAAGGGCGGCACGGTGGGCTTCGCCTGGGAGTTCGGCTCGCACGGGGGGCTGACGCGCACGGAGACCAACAGCGTCATCTGCTGGCCGCGCGAGCTGCCGGTGGACCTGTCCGCGATGAGCCACTGCACCCAACTGCATGATCGGCTGTCGAGCGTCTACCGCGAGGGGCGCCGAGCGCTGGTGGAGGTCGCGGCGTCATGA
- the omp85 gene encoding Omp85 family outer membrane protein, which yields MLPTALLLLTTLATTPSSATAAPLEAPVQKEKGADAIVVPLVSYNSDLGITYGGVAGAYLYSPGYVPYRHAIAIQAMFTSRGQQNHYLRYDGPRLIGPMRLELRLEYRRELLSPFYGAGNVSAQDFRGNENQERFNYKKGSPGAWMRLRGRPLGESHPLQAYVGYAWRYTEVSPFEASVLSELKPVGIEGGPTGQVSAGVMWDTRDNESDPVRGGVEELSVRVSGSATGSRYQYGGVTLSEKRFWQFGSRVVLAQRLTLDALFGEVPFFEWVNTGGVSVSEGIGGMSSVRGIERNRFAGNVKAFSNTELRVRAFDFHLFGAPVYTGGVAFVDVGRVWHPDVADGPWWMVHPGVGAGLRVARRAAVVRFDWAMSPETLRHRVYINFGHMF from the coding sequence ATGCTTCCGACCGCGCTGCTGCTGCTGACAACGCTGGCCACGACCCCTTCTTCCGCAACCGCTGCCCCCCTCGAGGCGCCCGTCCAGAAGGAGAAGGGCGCGGACGCCATCGTGGTCCCCCTGGTGAGCTACAACTCCGACCTGGGCATCACCTATGGCGGCGTGGCGGGCGCCTATCTGTACTCGCCCGGCTATGTGCCCTACCGGCATGCCATCGCCATCCAGGCGATGTTCACCAGCCGGGGACAGCAGAACCACTACCTGCGCTACGACGGGCCGCGGCTCATCGGGCCCATGCGCCTGGAGCTGCGCCTGGAGTACCGGCGCGAGCTGCTCAGCCCCTTCTACGGAGCGGGCAACGTGTCCGCGCAGGACTTCCGCGGCAACGAGAACCAGGAGCGCTTCAACTACAAGAAGGGCTCGCCCGGTGCGTGGATGCGCCTGCGCGGGCGGCCCCTCGGCGAGAGCCACCCCTTGCAGGCATACGTGGGCTACGCGTGGCGCTACACCGAGGTGTCGCCCTTCGAGGCCTCGGTGCTCAGTGAGCTCAAGCCCGTGGGCATCGAGGGCGGGCCCACCGGACAGGTGTCCGCGGGAGTGATGTGGGACACGCGCGACAACGAGTCGGACCCGGTGCGCGGCGGCGTGGAGGAGCTGAGCGTGCGCGTATCGGGCTCCGCCACGGGCAGCCGCTACCAGTACGGGGGCGTGACACTGAGCGAGAAGCGCTTCTGGCAGTTCGGCTCGAGGGTGGTGCTCGCCCAGCGGCTGACGCTGGACGCGCTGTTCGGAGAGGTGCCCTTCTTCGAGTGGGTGAACACGGGCGGCGTGAGCGTCTCGGAAGGCATTGGCGGCATGAGCAGCGTGCGCGGCATCGAGCGCAACCGGTTCGCGGGCAACGTCAAGGCGTTCTCCAACACGGAGCTGCGCGTGCGCGCCTTCGACTTCCACCTGTTCGGCGCTCCGGTCTACACGGGCGGCGTGGCCTTCGTGGACGTGGGACGCGTGTGGCACCCGGACGTGGCGGACGGCCCCTGGTGGATGGTGCATCCGGGCGTGGGCGCTGGCCTGCGCGTGGCCCGGCGCGCGGCCGTGGTGCGCTTCGACTGGGCCATGTCCCCGGAGACGCTGCGCCACCGCGTGTACATCAACTTCGGCCACATGTTCTAG
- a CDS encoding cupin domain-containing protein has product MRTVFLSALLCVGVGCARVSSNQPVRYVVDGARAPTFRIAQGKGTALLLLNEETGASAASMGVLELQGGSTVPEHVHADSVEMIYVEEGGAEMTVEGQVMSVRQGDAVYIPAGLRHSVRVAESTPRFRTVQVYVGPGPEARFRQGEPVTPVVSP; this is encoded by the coding sequence ATGCGCACCGTGTTCCTGTCGGCCCTGCTGTGTGTGGGCGTGGGCTGTGCCCGCGTCTCTTCCAACCAGCCCGTGCGCTACGTGGTGGACGGCGCGCGGGCCCCCACCTTCCGTATCGCCCAGGGCAAGGGCACCGCGCTGTTGCTCCTCAACGAGGAGACCGGTGCCAGTGCCGCCTCGATGGGCGTGTTGGAACTCCAGGGGGGAAGCACGGTGCCCGAGCATGTCCACGCGGACAGCGTGGAGATGATCTACGTGGAGGAGGGTGGGGCGGAGATGACCGTCGAGGGGCAGGTGATGTCCGTGCGTCAGGGCGACGCCGTCTACATCCCCGCGGGACTGCGCCACTCGGTTCGGGTGGCCGAGAGCACGCCGCGCTTTCGCACCGTGCAGGTGTACGTGGGCCCGGGTCCGGAGGCGCGCTTCCGCCAGGGCGAGCCCGTGACGCCCGTTGTCTCTCCGTAG
- a CDS encoding cytochrome c encodes MKNTPFRVPLVLVGFLSAGFVFHASAAEPEPQKAASSKKPKAEKPKAEAANKESPPSSLGKPDYLPEQARSLLRQKMERHGQDARDLMYGVTLLQYDVARAAAKHISAEPRIIRPLPGGEADLNALLPERFFVLQDEARLRARAVSEAAEKRDDKALAESYGRLVETCVACHSTYLNHR; translated from the coding sequence ATGAAGAACACTCCTTTTCGCGTCCCCCTCGTGCTCGTGGGCTTCCTGTCCGCGGGTTTTGTCTTCCATGCCTCCGCCGCGGAGCCCGAGCCCCAGAAGGCCGCTTCGTCCAAGAAGCCCAAGGCGGAGAAGCCCAAGGCCGAGGCGGCCAACAAGGAGTCGCCTCCCTCCTCGTTGGGCAAGCCGGACTATCTGCCCGAGCAGGCCCGGTCCCTGCTGCGCCAGAAGATGGAGCGGCATGGGCAGGACGCGCGCGATCTCATGTATGGCGTGACGTTGCTCCAGTACGACGTCGCGCGCGCCGCGGCCAAACACATCTCCGCCGAGCCCCGGATCATCCGGCCGCTGCCCGGCGGTGAGGCGGATCTCAACGCGCTCCTGCCCGAGCGTTTCTTCGTCCTCCAGGACGAGGCTCGCCTGCGCGCTCGTGCCGTGAGCGAGGCCGCGGAGAAGCGGGACGACAAGGCGCTCGCGGAGAGCTACGGGCGCCTCGTGGAGACGTGCGTGGCGTGTCACTCGACGTATCTCAACCATCGATGA
- a CDS encoding c-type cytochrome: MRKRSNRMPLVLPLSHTVLLSMAVALAGCSEKKEAAPSASGNTATAQAPRPPEELFASLKCRGCHGEGAMFAPALVNARSKPDETVAMWILDAQKVRPGTGMPSYADVMSTQEALSLARWIKAGNPAAAATP; encoded by the coding sequence ATGCGCAAGCGCTCCAACCGCATGCCCCTCGTCCTTCCGCTGTCCCACACGGTGCTCTTGTCGATGGCCGTGGCCCTCGCGGGTTGCTCGGAGAAGAAGGAGGCGGCGCCCTCCGCTTCCGGAAACACCGCCACCGCCCAGGCGCCACGGCCTCCGGAGGAACTCTTCGCCAGCTTGAAATGCCGCGGCTGCCACGGCGAGGGCGCCATGTTCGCTCCCGCCCTCGTCAACGCGCGGAGCAAGCCCGACGAGACGGTCGCCATGTGGATCCTCGACGCCCAGAAGGTCCGGCCCGGCACGGGCATGCCCAGCTACGCGGACGTCATGTCCACCCAGGAGGCCCTCTCGCTGGCGCGTTGGATCAAGGCGGGCAACCCCGCTGCCGCGGCGACTCCCTGA